Within the Mugil cephalus isolate CIBA_MC_2020 chromosome 1, CIBA_Mcephalus_1.1, whole genome shotgun sequence genome, the region TGTAAGATGGCCTCGTTTTCTTTAGAGTCATTGTGAAGAGAGCTCGTGGTGCCTCGACTAGGAAGACAAAGGTTTAATTTAACCAATAAGAAAGGGGGTTATGTGACGTCCAACCAATCGGATTCAGCAGCACGTCACCGGCGGGTCAGTCAGTATAAAACACCCCGCCCTGCCAGAGTCGAACAGTTACCTCTTACTCAGGACTCATAAAGGTCTGTCTGTGGGAGCTAACGTTGCATCTTCCCCTTTTTCGAATCCAGAGTATTAATATTAAGAACTTCAGGAAACATGGTGAGTTTGTAacgtttttgtttattattcgCAGAGTGCAACACTATTAATTGTAACCATTTCAAATAATTAGGGAATTTATCTGTCGATGTTTAAACTTGAGGAGTATACTTAacataataattatattttatcttccGTTTTGTACCTCCAAAAGTTCAGTTCAGTCGTCTCTGTCCGTTTCCAGCTTTGTCTGTGCACATTGACCCAGTTAGGGAAGGCCGGAGTGCCTCAGCATGAAGCATTCCTCTGATTTAGCGCCTCTTTGAAGGGACCAGGCTTTCATAAAACTGCAACCACAACCTTTTTCTAACAAAATAGATTTACTTAAAGCTTTTCGAGCCTTTGTGTCTTTCAtcttcctgctgcttttgtgcaAAGTCTATAACtagctgcagctgtgtttggTTTCATCCATTGCTGAACTTTCATGGGAAAATGCTCGTTAGaattaattttttccccccctataCATAAGTAAGTTGTATACCTGAATAATCAGCCTGTATTATGTGTCCGAAGAGTGTCAGTTTAGTTGCTAACGCTGGCTGGAGTGGTCATGCTACCCTTGACAAAGGAGCCTTTTTCTTTATTGGATCTTGGATTAGCCCAAGCGCAGTCCTCAGCATGTGATGGGCAGCCTTCAGGGAGTGATTGGTTAAATAAAGAAGGAGGCTTTTCTGCCAACTACTTTAAGAGCTTGTCAGAACATCCACTCACCTGGGTGAATCActctttatctgtgtttgtttgttaggttttttttttttgtttgccccACCCCCATCCTATGGTTTTGTCCATTTGCAGATTAAATCAATGAcatcaatttttaatttttctttccccaGCGTGAGTGTATTTCAGTGCACGTTGGTCAGGCTGGCGTCCAGATTGGAAATGCCTGCTGGGAGCTTTACTGCCTGGAACATGGGATCCAGCCGGACGGACAGATGCCCAGCGACAAGACCATTGGAGGAGGAGACGATTCCTTCAACACCTTCTTCAGTGAGACTGGAGCTGGAAAACACGTCCCCAGAGCTGTTTTTGTCGACCTGGAGCCCACTGTCATTGGTAAGAGCCAACACCTCTGGCTCATGGGTGAAATGCATTAAGATATGTCTAAACTCCCACTGATTCaatgatgtttttgtctcttaGATGAGGTGCGTACTGGGACCTACCGCCAGCTGTTCCACCCTGAGCAGCTGATCACTGGTAAGGAGGATGCTGCCAACAACTACGCGCGTGGACACTACACCATCGGTAAAGAGATCATTGACCTGGTTCTGGACAGGATCCGCAAGCTGGTGGGTGATTTATTGATCAACTTTATTCCACGCTTTGTTCCCAAACAACAATGACTGAACTGTATCTAACATTTGAACactgtccctccctccctctcttcagGCTGACCAGTGCACTGGTCTTCAGGGCTTCCTGGTCTTCCACAGCTTTGGTGGTGGCACCGGCTCTGGTTTCACCTCCCTGCTGATGGAGCGTCTGTCCGTTGACTACGGCAAGAAGTCCAAGCTGGAGTTCTCCATCTACCCAGCTCCCCAGGTTTCCACCGCTGTGGTGGAGCCCTACAACTCCATCCTGACCACCCACACCACCCTAGAGCACTCTGACTGTGCCTTCATGGTAGATAACGAGGCCATCTACGATATCTGCCGTAGGAACCTCGATATCGAGCGTCCTTCTTACACCAACCTGAACAGGTTGATCAGTCAGATTGTGTCCTCCATCACTGCTTCCCTTCGTTTCGATGGTGCTCTCAATGTTGATCTGACGGAGTTCCAGACCAACTTGGTGCCATATCCCCGTATCCACTTCCCTCTGGCCACCTATGCCCCTGTCATCTCTGCTGAGAAGGCTTACCATGAGCAGCTCTCAGTGTCTGAGATCACAAACGCCTGCTTTGAGCCAGCCAATCAGATGGTGAAATGTGACCCTCGCCACGGCAAATACATGGCTTGCTGCCTGCTGTACCGTGGTGATGTGGTGCCCAAAGATGTGAATGCTGCCATTGCCGCCATCAAAACCAAACGTTCCATCCAGTTTGTGGACTGGTGTCCCACTGGTTTCAAGGTTGGCATCAACTACCAGCCTCCCACCGTGGTTCCTGGTGGAGATCTGGCCAAGGTCCAGAGGGCTGTGTGCATGCTGAGCAACACCACTGCTATTGCAGAGGCCTGGGCTCGCCTTGACCAcaagtttgatctgatgtacgCTAAGCGTGCCTTTGTTCACTGGTATGTGGGTGAAGGTATGGAGGAGGGAGAGTTCTCTGAGGCCAGAGAGGACATGGCAGCTCTGGAGAAAGATTATGAGGAGGTTGGAGCCGATACTctggaagaggatgaggagggagaagagtACTGAGAAATTcaatgtcttattttctgtgcctttataaaaaaataaaattgaagggtcagttttgtgttgtggtgttttgtttttctagaaCTTCAATTCAGACAACAGGTTTATGTAGTTTCTCACTGTACATAATATAACCTGCCTAAAGGTGTAGTGTGGATCTTAAACGTTCATGCACTTGACCTACAGAGACAGAGCACTGTTCTCTTTAGACACTTGAAAGTAGTGTTTGACAGTAAAGAAACTACTTGCAATTTAAAAATTGTCTTTTGAGTTCAGTTAGCAAACAAGGTTTCATATCAAATATGGTCACAATGCcagagttttcattttttacaaatattgcagatttttttattttttataaatggcTATTAAAGTATTCATCTTGAGGTGAGTTTTGTTCTTTTGGCTCAGCTGAATACTTCACTTTCATTCTCTGATAGTTTGATGGTAAATGTATTATTAGACAAccatatattttatttgcacaattTTACGTACATGAATATACTGATGCATTTCTGATATGTAGCTCCTAGTTAGAAGATTAAATCTGTAGTTTGCATGCTGTTTGGTGTGGGAGCATTTTGACAAAGGATTCTCTTGTGGCTCTTTCAAACTTGTCAGATGTTTTCCATAATTACATATTTGTGGTGACGGATATTTTTCCATTGCAACGAAAgcgaaaataaaaacaagttggCCCAGCCCAGAAGCttaagaacaaaaacacatttagcagGATATGCATAAAATGGTTCAAACAGTAGGATATTGCCTGACCTTTATATGAAATGGGgaactttcaaataaaaatattgaagcTTTTACTTAAGATACAACTTCATTTACCTTGTGGGGAAATTTagctgaaacagcagcagggcAAGATGGTGCAAAAAGACAAGTTGGAtacaaaatagaataagaaaaaaactatttaagaGTAAATAAGGGTACAAAAGTTACAGACTGTATCAGGTTTTAACTAAGCAATTAACTATCTACTACTACAACCTGCAATATGATCACAAACTAACCTAAGTTAAATAAAAGCCTGAAGTGGTGGAGACTGAA harbors:
- the LOC124997127 gene encoding tubulin alpha-1C chain-like, translating into MRECISVHVGQAGVQIGNACWELYCLEHGIQPDGQMPSDKTIGGGDDSFNTFFSETGAGKHVPRAVFVDLEPTVIDEVRTGTYRQLFHPEQLITGKEDAANNYARGHYTIGKEIIDLVLDRIRKLADQCTGLQGFLVFHSFGGGTGSGFTSLLMERLSVDYGKKSKLEFSIYPAPQVSTAVVEPYNSILTTHTTLEHSDCAFMVDNEAIYDICRRNLDIERPSYTNLNRLISQIVSSITASLRFDGALNVDLTEFQTNLVPYPRIHFPLATYAPVISAEKAYHEQLSVSEITNACFEPANQMVKCDPRHGKYMACCLLYRGDVVPKDVNAAIAAIKTKRSIQFVDWCPTGFKVGINYQPPTVVPGGDLAKVQRAVCMLSNTTAIAEAWARLDHKFDLMYAKRAFVHWYVGEGMEEGEFSEAREDMAALEKDYEEVGADTLEEDEEGEEY